One Chromobacterium paludis genomic window carries:
- a CDS encoding CobW family GTP-binding protein: MKKTKVNLFTGFLGVGKTTALRHLIANRPQHEKWAVIVNEFGEVGIDGAALLNDELAVAEIAGGCLCCVAGPQMTATVATLLRREKPDRLLIEASGLAHAAGVIDELRAKPLGEALEVAAVLTLVDPRQFIQPDYHRQPLYRDQISIADVLVANKMDTADIPTMEAFRAQAAALFPPKSLVGEVRDGQLDVSWLDAELAAKPRYRPAVLPDNASQWQAAGWTFDPERNFDGERLTRFFDDLPKKVPGLVRAKGVFRVLDSWVWLNWAAGQWGAAQVSWRRDSRFELIAPAFEAEQVEAWLKECLE; the protein is encoded by the coding sequence ATGAAAAAAACCAAAGTCAATCTGTTTACCGGCTTTCTGGGCGTGGGCAAGACCACCGCGCTGCGCCACCTGATCGCCAATCGCCCGCAACATGAGAAGTGGGCGGTGATCGTCAATGAATTCGGCGAAGTGGGCATAGACGGCGCCGCGCTGCTCAACGACGAGCTGGCCGTGGCCGAGATCGCCGGCGGCTGCCTGTGCTGCGTGGCCGGCCCGCAAATGACCGCCACGGTGGCCACGCTGCTGCGCCGCGAAAAGCCGGACCGCCTGCTGATCGAAGCCAGCGGCCTGGCCCATGCCGCCGGCGTCATCGACGAACTGCGCGCCAAGCCGCTGGGCGAGGCGCTGGAGGTGGCCGCCGTGCTGACCCTGGTGGACCCGCGCCAGTTCATCCAGCCCGATTACCATCGCCAGCCGCTGTACCGCGACCAGATTTCCATCGCCGACGTGCTGGTGGCCAACAAGATGGACACCGCCGACATCCCGACCATGGAAGCCTTCCGCGCGCAGGCGGCGGCGCTGTTTCCGCCCAAATCGCTGGTCGGCGAGGTGCGCGACGGCCAATTGGACGTGTCCTGGCTGGACGCCGAGCTGGCGGCCAAGCCGCGCTACCGGCCGGCGGTGCTGCCCGATAACGCCAGCCAATGGCAGGCGGCCGGCTGGACCTTCGATCCGGAACGGAATTTCGATGGCGAGCGGCTGACCCGTTTCTTCGACGACTTGCCCAAGAAAGTGCCGGGCTTGGTGCGCGCCAAGGGCGTGTTCCGCGTGCTGGACAGCTGGGTGTGGCTGAACTGGGCGGCCGGACAGTGGGGCGCCGCGCAGGTGTCGTGGCGGCGCGACAGCCGCTTCGAGCTGATCGCGCCGGCGTTTGAGGCCGAGCAGGTGGAAGCCTGGCTGAAGGAGTGTCTGGAATGA
- a CDS encoding c-type cytochrome, with amino-acid sequence MKKMLMASLALLLAGQALAADPIGQRKEVFKQYKTVVGAMGKVVKGDAPYNKDEFAKLAGQLEQLSQQPWQYFPAGSNAGKTDARPEIWSRPTDWQQAIDKHKAATAKLKQVALSGDLAAIKAQFGATQQTCKACHKDFRKD; translated from the coding sequence ATGAAAAAGATGTTGATGGCTTCGCTGGCTTTGCTGCTCGCGGGCCAGGCTCTGGCTGCAGACCCGATTGGCCAACGCAAGGAAGTATTCAAGCAATACAAGACCGTGGTTGGCGCCATGGGCAAGGTCGTCAAGGGCGACGCGCCGTATAACAAGGACGAGTTCGCCAAGCTGGCCGGCCAGTTGGAACAACTGTCCCAGCAGCCCTGGCAATACTTCCCGGCCGGCAGCAACGCAGGCAAGACCGATGCTCGCCCCGAGATCTGGAGCCGGCCAACAGACTGGCAACAAGCCATAGACAAGCACAAGGCCGCCACCGCCAAGCTCAAGCAGGTGGCGCTGAGCGGCGATCTGGCGGCGATCAAGGCGCAGTTCGGCGCGACGCAGCAGACCTGCAAGGCCTGTCACAAGGATTTCCGCAAAGATTGA
- a CDS encoding sulfite exporter TauE/SafE family protein gives MLESNFWILLAAGLLGGGHCVGMCGGIVAALTLNHPAGAARWRVLAGYNLGRIASYAAIGALLGGLASAGLSLASSHPYQIALMALANLMLVAMGLYLAGFAQAVVALEKLGQPVWRRLQPLVGRLLPVRSAGGAVAVGAVWGWLPCGLVYSASLSALASGSAWHGAGLMLAFGLGTLPNLLLMGVFADGLRRWMQQRPVRLLAGLGVAGIGAWRLAQIVSGMIS, from the coding sequence ATGTTAGAGAGCAACTTCTGGATTCTGCTGGCGGCGGGCTTGCTGGGCGGCGGCCACTGCGTGGGCATGTGCGGCGGCATCGTCGCCGCGCTGACCTTGAACCACCCTGCCGGCGCGGCGCGCTGGCGCGTGCTGGCCGGCTACAATCTGGGCCGCATCGCCAGCTATGCCGCAATCGGCGCCCTGCTGGGCGGCCTCGCCTCCGCCGGACTCAGCCTGGCCTCGTCCCACCCCTACCAAATCGCGCTGATGGCACTGGCCAACCTGATGCTGGTGGCCATGGGGCTCTATCTGGCCGGCTTCGCGCAGGCCGTCGTGGCGCTGGAAAAATTGGGGCAACCGGTCTGGCGGCGGCTGCAGCCGCTGGTGGGCCGCCTGCTGCCGGTGCGCTCGGCCGGCGGCGCCGTTGCCGTCGGCGCGGTGTGGGGCTGGCTGCCCTGCGGTCTGGTCTACAGCGCCTCGCTCTCCGCGCTGGCCAGCGGCTCCGCCTGGCATGGCGCAGGGCTGATGCTGGCCTTCGGCCTGGGCACCTTGCCCAATCTGCTGTTGATGGGCGTGTTCGCCGACGGCCTGCGGCGCTGGATGCAACAACGCCCAGTGCGGCTACTGGCCGGACTGGGCGTGGCGGGCATCGGCGCCTGGCGGCTGGCGCAGATTGTCAGCGGAATGATTTCATGA
- a CDS encoding IS110 family RNA-guided transposase codes for MATVTLIGLDIGKHSFHLIGHDPRGNPVLKKQFNRNSLIEFLAKQPPCRIVMEACCGAHWLARKLTGFGHTVQLIAPQYIRPFVFGNKNDFIDAQAICEAATRPTMRYVAAKSAEQQALSALHRLRESRIAERIQTNNQIHALLLEFGIALPVGVRGITQLPMLLMDETNGLPVKARQILQRQLDHYRLLKTEIDELDHEIATEARQDDVARRLMTIPGIGAITASQLSADAGNAKGYGNARDFAASLGLVPRQYSTGGKSKLLGISKRGDKSLRRLLVQCARVIMQNAPRWKSAMAAWTVALMQRRHSNIVACALANKLARVVWALLAKGGEYRPQARALTEMQTAG; via the coding sequence ATGGCAACCGTCACACTCATCGGTCTGGATATCGGCAAGCACAGCTTTCATCTGATCGGGCACGACCCGCGCGGCAACCCGGTCCTCAAGAAGCAGTTCAATCGCAACAGTCTCATCGAATTTCTCGCGAAACAGCCTCCCTGCCGCATCGTGATGGAGGCCTGCTGCGGCGCGCACTGGCTGGCACGCAAGCTGACGGGCTTCGGTCATACCGTACAACTGATCGCACCGCAGTACATCCGCCCGTTTGTCTTCGGCAACAAGAACGATTTCATCGATGCCCAGGCCATCTGCGAGGCGGCTACGCGCCCGACCATGCGCTACGTTGCCGCCAAGAGTGCCGAACAGCAAGCCTTGTCGGCACTGCATCGCCTGCGGGAATCTCGCATTGCCGAACGAATACAGACCAACAACCAGATCCATGCGCTGCTGCTGGAGTTCGGCATCGCGCTTCCTGTCGGGGTGCGGGGGATCACGCAGCTGCCGATGCTGCTGATGGACGAGACCAACGGCTTGCCCGTCAAGGCCCGGCAGATCCTGCAACGCCAGCTGGATCACTACCGTCTGCTCAAGACCGAGATCGACGAGCTGGATCACGAGATTGCCACAGAAGCCCGACAGGACGATGTCGCCCGGCGGTTGATGACCATTCCCGGCATCGGTGCGATCACCGCCAGCCAGTTGTCGGCGGACGCCGGCAATGCCAAGGGCTATGGCAATGCCCGTGACTTTGCGGCATCGCTGGGTCTGGTCCCGCGACAATACTCGACAGGCGGGAAGTCCAAGCTGCTGGGCATCAGCAAACGCGGTGACAAGAGCCTGCGTCGCCTGCTGGTGCAATGCGCACGGGTGATCATGCAGAACGCGCCGCGCTGGAAGAGTGCGATGGCAGCGTGGACGGTGGCGCTGATGCAGCGTCGCCACTCGAATATCGTGGCCTGCGCACTGGCCAACAAACTGGCACGGGTCGTGTGGGCGCTACTCGCCAAAGGCGGCGAGTACCGTCCCCAGGCCCGCGCACTGACTGAAATGCAAACCGCCGGGTAA
- a CDS encoding Fur family transcriptional regulator, giving the protein MQAKRMDRSTYLAAAERHCAARGSKLTDLRRQVLELVLNHRGVVKAYQVLADLQQQRGSAAPPTVYRALDFLVEHGLLHKVDALNGFIVCDHFDCQHESLILVCEQCGRVNEVDAADGLASLREMAQAAGFALSPQNLVLAGRCQSCAV; this is encoded by the coding sequence ATGCAAGCCAAGCGAATGGACCGATCCACCTATCTCGCCGCCGCCGAGCGCCATTGCGCGGCGCGCGGCAGCAAACTCACCGATTTGCGCCGCCAAGTGCTGGAGCTGGTGCTGAACCATCGCGGCGTGGTCAAGGCCTACCAAGTGCTGGCGGATCTGCAGCAGCAGCGCGGCAGCGCCGCGCCGCCCACCGTCTACCGCGCGCTGGATTTCCTAGTGGAGCACGGCCTGTTGCATAAGGTGGACGCGCTCAATGGCTTCATCGTCTGCGATCACTTCGATTGCCAGCATGAAAGCCTGATCCTGGTGTGCGAGCAATGCGGCCGCGTCAACGAAGTGGACGCCGCCGACGGGCTGGCCAGCCTGCGCGAAATGGCGCAGGCGGCCGGTTTCGCCCTCAGCCCGCAAAATCTGGTGCTGGCCGGCCGCTGCCAGTCCTGCGCCGTCTGA
- a CDS encoding metal ABC transporter permease: MQHLYDLLVSPFVEFAFMRRALAGCLALALGSGPIGLFLVMRRMSLMGDAMSHAVLPGAAVGFMFAGLSLPAMSLGGFVAGVLVALLAGLATRFTSIKEDASFAAFYLLSLSLGVLLVSKGGSNVDLMHILFGSVLAVDDAALYLVAGVATVTLLTLAIIYRPLLLESLDPVYLRAVGARGAWWHLLFLMLVVLNLVAGFQSLGTLMAVGLMMLPAITSRLWTERIEIMLALAIGIAFFSGLGGLLLSYHFELPSGPAIILLAGLVYLLSLLFAPVGGALPRYIRARHLES, encoded by the coding sequence ATGCAACACTTGTACGATTTGCTGGTTTCTCCCTTTGTCGAATTCGCCTTCATGCGCCGCGCTTTGGCCGGCTGCCTGGCCCTGGCGCTGGGCTCCGGCCCGATCGGCCTGTTCTTGGTGATGCGGCGCATGAGCCTGATGGGCGACGCGATGAGCCACGCGGTGCTGCCTGGCGCGGCGGTCGGCTTCATGTTCGCCGGTCTCAGCCTGCCGGCCATGAGCCTGGGCGGCTTTGTCGCCGGCGTGCTGGTGGCCTTGCTGGCCGGGCTGGCCACGCGCTTCACCAGCATCAAGGAGGACGCCAGCTTCGCCGCCTTTTATCTGCTTTCGCTGTCGTTGGGCGTGCTGTTGGTGTCCAAGGGCGGCAGCAATGTCGACTTGATGCACATCCTGTTTGGCTCAGTGCTGGCGGTGGACGACGCGGCGCTGTATCTGGTGGCGGGCGTGGCCACGGTGACGCTGCTGACCTTGGCCATCATCTACCGGCCGCTGCTGCTGGAGAGCCTGGACCCGGTCTACCTGCGCGCGGTGGGCGCGCGCGGCGCCTGGTGGCATCTGTTGTTCCTGATGCTGGTGGTGCTGAATCTGGTGGCGGGCTTCCAGTCCCTGGGCACCTTGATGGCGGTGGGCTTGATGATGCTGCCAGCCATCACCTCGCGGCTATGGACCGAGCGCATCGAAATCATGCTGGCGCTGGCCATCGGCATCGCCTTCTTCAGCGGCCTGGGCGGGCTGTTGCTGTCCTATCACTTTGAGCTGCCGTCCGGCCCGGCCATCATCCTGCTGGCAGGCCTAGTCTACCTCTTGTCCTTGCTGTTCGCCCCGGTGGGCGGCGCCTTGCCGCGCTACATCCGCGCGCGGCATCTCGAATCTTGA
- a CDS encoding LysR family transcriptional regulator yields the protein MEIYQLRTFVTVAQQGHLTQAAELLHLSQPAVTAQIKALEEEVGMPLFERSAGGVSLTQAGQELLPQAQGVLAAARDIIHHARQLKGQLAGQARIGVTLMPEILKLGPWVAALVGKYPLLEVQLKHGVSVDVLNLVRKKELDAGFYLGKNPYMNVSTVPLQTQTFRVALPAAWAGQLSGGRLKELGKLPWVGISQFSSLSKITAELWRELNISPKKVAESDHLSVILELAAAGVGAALVREEDALAWQDSGRVWLVPELRKTADLQFVYPADREGDPVLEALLRELRAVWGLSNAQALA from the coding sequence ATGGAAATCTATCAGTTGCGGACCTTTGTCACCGTGGCGCAGCAAGGCCACCTGACGCAAGCGGCCGAACTGTTGCACTTGTCGCAACCGGCGGTAACCGCGCAGATCAAGGCGCTGGAGGAAGAAGTGGGCATGCCCTTGTTCGAGCGCAGCGCGGGCGGCGTCAGCCTGACTCAGGCGGGGCAGGAGCTGTTGCCGCAGGCCCAAGGGGTGTTGGCCGCCGCGCGCGACATCATCCATCATGCGCGGCAGCTCAAGGGGCAACTGGCGGGCCAGGCTCGCATCGGGGTGACCTTGATGCCGGAGATCCTGAAGCTGGGGCCGTGGGTGGCGGCGCTGGTGGGCAAGTATCCCTTGCTGGAGGTTCAGCTCAAGCACGGCGTATCGGTGGATGTGCTGAATCTGGTGCGCAAGAAGGAACTGGATGCCGGTTTCTATCTGGGCAAGAACCCGTATATGAATGTCAGCACCGTGCCCTTGCAGACGCAGACTTTCCGCGTGGCTTTGCCAGCGGCCTGGGCCGGGCAATTGTCCGGCGGCCGGCTGAAGGAGCTGGGCAAATTGCCCTGGGTGGGCATTTCGCAGTTTTCCAGCCTGTCCAAGATTACCGCCGAGCTATGGCGCGAGCTGAACATTTCCCCCAAGAAAGTCGCGGAGAGCGACCATCTGTCGGTCATCCTGGAACTGGCGGCGGCGGGCGTGGGCGCGGCGCTGGTGCGCGAGGAAGACGCGCTGGCCTGGCAAGACAGCGGCCGCGTCTGGCTGGTGCCGGAACTGCGCAAGACTGCGGACCTGCAATTCGTCTACCCGGCGGACCGGGAAGGCGATCCGGTGCTGGAGGCGCTGCTGCGGGAGTTGCGGGCAGTCTGGGGGCTGTCCAACGCGCAAGCTTTGGCCTGA
- a CDS encoding metal ABC transporter substrate-binding protein, translating to MKKTLAALLLLGMPALALAKLPVVASFSIIADMTRQIGGDRVEVVSLVGPDQDAHVFQPSPADIKKVSSAKVLVVNGLGLEGWMSRLGKAANFRGVTVVASKGIQTRQAPEEEHAEGEHDHSHGEVDPHAWHDPARVQTYIKNISAGLIQADPAGKAEYQRRAADYAAKVKALDDWAKQQFASVPAAKRKMLTSHDAFGYLGEHYQLQVLAVQGVSTDSEASAKGVAQLTRQVRKEGVRAVFMENMTDARLLKQLSAEAKVTIGGKLYADALSGPNGPAAGYLQLMRYNVETIMKSFR from the coding sequence ATGAAGAAGACTCTAGCCGCATTATTGCTGCTGGGCATGCCGGCCTTGGCGCTGGCCAAGCTGCCGGTGGTGGCCAGTTTCAGCATCATCGCCGACATGACTCGCCAGATAGGCGGCGACCGCGTCGAAGTGGTATCGCTGGTCGGCCCGGACCAGGACGCGCATGTGTTCCAGCCGTCGCCAGCCGACATCAAGAAAGTGTCGTCGGCCAAGGTTTTGGTGGTGAACGGCCTGGGCCTGGAGGGCTGGATGTCGCGTCTGGGCAAGGCGGCCAACTTCCGCGGCGTGACCGTGGTGGCCTCCAAGGGCATCCAGACCCGGCAGGCGCCGGAAGAGGAGCACGCCGAAGGCGAGCACGATCACAGCCATGGCGAGGTCGATCCGCATGCCTGGCATGATCCGGCGCGGGTGCAGACCTATATCAAGAACATCAGCGCCGGCCTGATTCAGGCCGATCCGGCCGGCAAGGCCGAATACCAACGCCGCGCCGCCGATTATGCCGCCAAGGTGAAGGCGCTGGACGACTGGGCCAAGCAGCAGTTCGCCTCCGTGCCGGCCGCCAAGCGCAAGATGCTGACTTCGCACGACGCCTTTGGCTATTTGGGCGAGCATTACCAGCTGCAGGTGCTGGCGGTGCAGGGCGTCAGCACCGACTCGGAGGCCTCGGCCAAGGGCGTGGCGCAATTGACGCGCCAGGTGCGCAAGGAGGGCGTGAGGGCCGTGTTCATGGAGAACATGACCGACGCGCGGCTGTTGAAGCAATTGTCGGCCGAGGCCAAGGTGACGATAGGCGGCAAGCTGTACGCCGACGCCTTGTCCGGCCCCAATGGCCCGGCGGCCGGCTATCTGCAGCTGATGCGCTACAACGTCGAAACCATCATGAAATCATTCCGCTGA
- a CDS encoding enoyl-CoA hydratase, with protein MARYLTLERLGKSAIITLSNLPANLLTTEGLNELAATLQALNADDDVRSVVITGAGDAFFSAGADLKQFASGDKAEADTLLQAFANALHAIRGYRGVTVAAVNGFALGGGLECALVCDYIVAERGAKLGLPEAKVGIIPAAGGTKTLADKVGVSWAKRIILGGELVSAEQALKIGLIEEVVDQGFAKIVAVSLANKVASQAPASVAAARQLIEDSPNLTLDEHLKRERAATLGLVGSDEQLEGVAAFLAKRAPSWMQEDDD; from the coding sequence ATGGCCAGGTATCTGACACTTGAACGGCTGGGCAAATCGGCCATCATTACGCTTTCCAACCTACCTGCCAATCTGCTGACGACCGAGGGTCTGAATGAGTTGGCCGCGACGCTGCAGGCCTTGAACGCTGACGATGACGTGCGTTCCGTGGTGATTACCGGCGCCGGCGACGCTTTTTTCTCCGCTGGCGCGGATTTGAAGCAGTTTGCCTCGGGTGACAAGGCCGAGGCGGATACGCTGCTGCAAGCCTTCGCCAATGCGCTGCACGCCATCCGCGGCTATCGCGGCGTCACCGTGGCGGCGGTCAACGGTTTTGCGCTGGGCGGCGGCCTGGAGTGCGCGCTGGTGTGCGACTACATCGTCGCCGAACGCGGCGCCAAGCTGGGGCTGCCGGAAGCCAAGGTCGGCATCATCCCGGCCGCAGGCGGCACCAAGACCCTGGCCGACAAAGTGGGCGTGTCCTGGGCCAAGCGCATCATCTTGGGCGGCGAACTGGTCTCGGCCGAGCAGGCGCTGAAGATAGGCCTGATCGAAGAAGTGGTGGATCAGGGCTTCGCCAAGATCGTAGCCGTCAGTCTGGCCAACAAGGTGGCCAGCCAGGCGCCGGCCTCGGTGGCCGCTGCGCGACAGCTGATCGAGGACAGCCCCAACCTGACCTTGGACGAGCACCTGAAGCGCGAGCGCGCCGCCACCCTGGGCCTGGTGGGGTCCGACGAGCAGCTGGAGGGCGTGGCAGCCTTCCTGGCCAAGCGCGCGCCCAGCTGGATGCAAGAGGACGACGATTGA
- a CDS encoding c-type cytochrome, with product MNKILTALLLAAIAIPAAHADDAPAEIRTKAFKKMLLQSFEPMGMTVRGRAPYNKAQFEQQAEALKTLAAEPFKHFPAGSISDKSRAKPEIWSQPAKFQADRDGFLKSVDNLAEVAKSGDLASIKKAYGQVAQNCKTCHDAFRGPER from the coding sequence ATGAACAAGATACTGACCGCGCTGCTGCTGGCAGCCATCGCCATCCCCGCCGCCCACGCCGATGACGCGCCGGCAGAGATTCGCACCAAGGCATTCAAGAAAATGCTGCTGCAATCGTTCGAGCCGATGGGCATGACCGTGCGCGGCCGCGCGCCCTACAACAAGGCGCAGTTCGAACAGCAAGCAGAGGCGCTGAAGACGTTGGCCGCCGAACCGTTCAAACACTTCCCGGCAGGCAGCATCAGCGACAAGAGCCGCGCCAAGCCAGAAATCTGGAGCCAGCCGGCCAAGTTCCAGGCCGACCGCGACGGCTTCCTGAAGTCAGTCGACAATCTGGCCGAAGTGGCCAAGAGCGGCGATCTGGCTTCGATCAAGAAGGCCTACGGCCAGGTCGCGCAAAACTGCAAAACCTGTCACGACGCCTTCCGCGGGCCGGAAAGATAA
- a CDS encoding cytochrome b/b6 domain-containing protein, giving the protein MTQQVKIWDAPTRLFHWSLVALFGAMWFCAEQGGEWLQYHIYCGVALASLLVFRLIWGMVGSQTARFASFVRGPRTILRYLRGELPEGEAPGHNPLGGWMVVVMLLALAAQVLTGLFAADVDSYLYDGPLAKHIDSGLAESVTGAHKLLFNGLLGLVALHVTAIILYRVVKKQNLVGPMLTGYKRMTGEKPRLHFAHGALALAALLLSAGGLYFTLLR; this is encoded by the coding sequence ATGACGCAGCAGGTCAAGATATGGGATGCGCCGACGCGCTTGTTTCACTGGAGTCTGGTTGCTTTGTTTGGCGCCATGTGGTTCTGCGCCGAACAGGGCGGCGAATGGCTGCAATATCATATCTATTGCGGCGTGGCGCTGGCTTCGTTGCTGGTGTTCCGGCTGATCTGGGGCATGGTGGGCAGTCAGACCGCGCGTTTTGCCAGCTTCGTGCGCGGACCGCGGACCATTTTGCGCTACCTGAGGGGTGAGCTGCCGGAAGGCGAGGCGCCGGGGCATAATCCGCTGGGAGGCTGGATGGTGGTGGTGATGTTGCTGGCGCTGGCGGCCCAGGTGCTGACGGGCCTGTTCGCCGCGGACGTGGACAGCTACCTGTATGACGGCCCGCTGGCCAAGCATATCGACAGCGGGCTGGCTGAATCCGTCACCGGCGCGCACAAGTTGCTGTTTAATGGTTTGCTGGGCTTGGTGGCGCTGCATGTGACCGCGATCATCCTGTATCGCGTGGTGAAGAAACAGAATCTGGTGGGGCCGATGCTGACCGGCTACAAGAGGATGACGGGTGAAAAGCCGCGGCTGCATTTCGCGCATGGCGCGCTGGCGTTGGCGGCTTTGCTGTTGTCGGCGGGCGGCCTGTATTTCACGCTGCTGCGTTGA
- a CDS encoding metal ABC transporter ATP-binding protein: protein MSIVLNNLTVSYQRHPAVHHISGRFAEGDATAICGPNGAGKSTLLKAMIGALTPDSGNVDLNGYRRADIAYLPQQAEIDRSMPVSVLELVGTGLWHKSGPFGRVGRDGMARAIDALEQVGLADFALRPIAALSSGQFQRVLFARILVQDAKVILLDEPFNAVDAKTTEDLLKLVARWREEKRTVIAVLHDALQVRAHFPHTLLMAREVIAWGDSTMVLTEDNLRRAVETAAHWQAQAPVCGLDGASA, encoded by the coding sequence ATGAGCATAGTGTTGAACAACCTGACGGTATCCTACCAGCGCCACCCGGCGGTGCACCACATCAGCGGCCGCTTCGCCGAAGGCGACGCCACCGCGATTTGCGGGCCGAACGGCGCCGGCAAAAGCACGCTGTTGAAGGCGATGATAGGCGCGCTGACGCCCGATTCCGGCAATGTGGACCTGAACGGCTACCGCCGCGCCGACATCGCCTATCTGCCGCAGCAGGCCGAAATAGACCGCAGCATGCCAGTCAGCGTGCTGGAGCTGGTCGGCACCGGCCTGTGGCACAAGAGCGGCCCGTTCGGACGGGTGGGGCGCGACGGCATGGCGCGCGCCATCGACGCGCTGGAGCAGGTGGGGCTGGCCGATTTCGCCTTGCGTCCCATCGCCGCGCTGTCCAGCGGCCAGTTCCAGCGCGTGCTGTTCGCCCGCATCCTGGTGCAGGACGCCAAGGTGATTCTGCTGGACGAGCCTTTCAACGCGGTGGACGCCAAAACCACCGAGGATTTGCTGAAGCTGGTGGCGCGCTGGCGCGAGGAAAAGCGCACGGTCATCGCTGTGCTGCACGACGCGCTGCAAGTGAGAGCGCATTTCCCGCATACGCTGCTGATGGCGCGCGAGGTGATCGCCTGGGGCGACAGCACCATGGTATTGACCGAAGACAATCTGCGGCGCGCGGTGGAAACCGCCGCCCACTGGCAGGCCCAGGCGCCGGTTTGCGGCCTGGATGGAGCAAGCGCCTGA
- the tyrS gene encoding tyrosine--tRNA ligase, which translates to MSQTALLQDLEARGLIAQTTDMAALQELLNKETVTLYCGFDPTADSLHIGSLVPILMLKRFQQAGHRPVALVGGATGMIGDPSFKATERKLNTPDVIESWVEKIRKQVEPFLSFDGDNAALMANNYDWFGKMNALEFLRDIGKHFSVNAMIKKEAVQQRIAREDQGISYTEFSYSLLQGYDFAELNTRLGCKLQIGGSDQWGNITAGTDLTRRLNQTQVYGLTMPLVTKADGTKFGKTESGTIWLDAKKTSPYAFYQFWLSTADADVYKFLRYFSFLSVDEIATIEEADKTREGKPEGQRILAEQVTELVHGKAALEAAQRITHSLFSNDLSSLTADDFAQLAQDGLPTIQLDKRANGLIDALAAGGLAKSKSEARTFIQSGAVSVNGIKVDSLEHAIGDDQRLFGQYSLLKRGKKLYALVDWQ; encoded by the coding sequence ATGTCGCAAACCGCCCTTCTTCAGGATCTGGAGGCCCGTGGCCTCATCGCGCAAACCACCGATATGGCCGCGCTGCAAGAACTGCTGAACAAGGAAACGGTTACGCTTTATTGCGGCTTCGACCCGACCGCGGACAGCCTGCACATCGGCAGCCTGGTGCCTATTCTGATGCTGAAACGCTTCCAGCAGGCCGGCCATCGCCCGGTGGCCCTGGTCGGCGGCGCCACCGGCATGATAGGCGACCCCAGCTTCAAGGCCACCGAGCGCAAGCTGAACACCCCTGACGTCATCGAAAGCTGGGTGGAGAAAATCCGCAAGCAGGTGGAGCCCTTCCTGTCCTTCGACGGCGACAATGCCGCGCTGATGGCCAACAATTACGACTGGTTCGGCAAAATGAACGCGCTTGAGTTCCTGCGCGACATCGGCAAGCACTTCTCGGTCAACGCCATGATCAAGAAGGAAGCGGTGCAGCAGCGCATCGCCCGCGAAGACCAGGGCATCTCCTACACCGAGTTCTCCTACAGCCTGCTGCAAGGCTATGACTTCGCTGAACTGAACACCCGCCTGGGCTGCAAGCTGCAGATCGGCGGCTCCGACCAATGGGGCAACATCACCGCCGGCACCGACCTGACCCGCCGCCTGAACCAGACCCAGGTTTACGGCCTGACCATGCCGCTGGTGACCAAGGCCGACGGCACCAAGTTCGGCAAGACCGAGTCCGGCACCATCTGGCTGGACGCAAAAAAGACCTCGCCCTACGCCTTCTACCAGTTCTGGCTGTCCACCGCCGATGCCGACGTGTACAAGTTCCTGCGCTACTTCAGCTTCCTGTCGGTGGACGAGATCGCCACCATCGAAGAAGCAGACAAGACCCGCGAAGGCAAGCCGGAAGGCCAGCGCATCCTGGCCGAGCAAGTCACCGAGCTGGTGCACGGCAAAGCCGCGCTGGAAGCGGCGCAGCGCATCACCCACAGTCTGTTCAGCAACGACCTGTCCAGCCTGACCGCCGACGACTTCGCCCAGCTGGCGCAGGACGGCCTGCCCACCATCCAGCTGGACAAGCGCGCCAACGGCCTGATCGACGCGCTGGCAGCCGGCGGCCTGGCCAAGTCCAAGAGCGAGGCGCGCACCTTCATCCAGAGCGGCGCGGTCAGCGTCAACGGCATCAAGGTGGACAGCCTGGAACACGCCATCGGCGACGACCAACGCCTGTTCGGCCAGTATTCGCTGCTCAAGCGCGGCAAGAAGCTGTACGCGCTGGTGGACTGGCAATAA